Below is a genomic region from Geothermobacter hydrogeniphilus.
GCCCGGCGATAAAGAGGCCGTGAGGCCAGCTCCGGACGATCCTGAAAATAGCGGAACAGACGTGCGTAGTGTTCGTTGATCTCCCGCGACAGCCCGGCGGAGATGTCCGTGTAGCTGCGACTGCCGGAATATTCGTCGTAGCGGCGGAAAATCAGCCGCGCCTCGTCGGCGGCGCGTTTTTCCAGAATTTCCAGCACATCACCGACGTAGGCATCCTTGTTGGCGAAAAATTCCTTCTCGGTCAGCAGCAGGTTGGCGATGATCTCGTAGGAAGAAGAGATCACCCCGCACTTGTTGGCGGAGGCGTCACGCATGATGATGATCCCCTCGGCCTGCAGTTTTTCCCGCGCCTCGGGGGTGATGAAGGAGTTGGCACCCTCGATGATCGCCCTGGCGCTCGGCGTGCCGCCGGGAAGAAACTGCTGCCAGTTGCCGGCGTGGATCGTCTCCGGCCGTCCGCCGGCGGGAATGAAGAGATCGGCTTCAACCTTGAAAACCAGGCTGTTGAACTCGCGGTAAAACTCGTCAACGGTGATCCACTCCTCGACCAGTTCCCCGTCGGTGCGGCTCACCTTGCGGTAAAGTTCACGCAGACCGTCTTTTTTTGTCTGGCTGCGGAAGATCATCATGCCGCCGTCGTGCAGCGCCTGCGGATCGAAACCATCGATGTCGCTCTTCAGCACCACCTGCGCCAGGGCCTCCCGGTCGGCACCTGCCGGATCGACCAGCGCTCCGCTGCCGTCGAGAATCAGCCGGATCTGCACCTGCGGACAGCGTTCCAGCAGCAGGCGCAGTCCGTTCCCGGCGACATCCCCGCCGGGACCGCCGGTGAGCTTGACGCTGAAGGCATCCTTGCGCATGTCGATACCAAGCTGCTGCAGGGTGATTTCGGCGAAGGTGATCACCCCGGTCGAGGTAACACCATACTCCTTGTGGTTGATACCGAACCGTTTGCTCGACATCACGCCGGGACCGAGCAGGTAACCGCGCTTCGCCGAAATGCGCGCGATCAGCTCGACCATCTCGTCGTGCATGTTCTCATCCGGACCGAGTTCGATCGGCTCATCCTCACCGTAATAATCAACCACCCGCGGATCACGCGCTTTACCATCTTCGGTGACAAAGATATCGAGAAACGCCTGAATGAACCCGTACTGCAGCTTGTAGAGCCGTCGGGTAACGGTTTCGGGGTTGTCGAGGTCGGCGGCATCGAGGGCCACCACCATCTTCGACCCCCCTTCGTAAATATCCTTGTTCTTCAGGTGCTGGGTGTGAGCCAGCACGTAGTTTTCCCGGAACAGGGTGTTGGCGCTGGTGATGAAGTCGTCGCGGTTCTTCGCCAGCACCGTGCGCCAGCCACCGCGGGCGATATCGGAGAAGCCGATATGATAACCGCAGCCGTGACGACCGTAGAAGAAGGTCACCCGGAAGGGCCGCTCCGGCGGCAGGTCGGCGGTGAACTCGGGGCCGAGCCGGTCGAGGTATCCGGGATCGAGACGGAAGGCCAGAGCGTGCTTCTCGTTAACGAAGAAATTGGTCTTCAGGGTATGGGTGATGAACAACAGGCAGCAGTTGAAAACCGTGCGCCGGATCCCATCGAGATAGGCGTGACCGGTATTGTAGTCACTGATTGCCTGCTTCAGTTCCGCACACTCGCGCCGGTAGTGTTCGTCACGATCCGGCAACTGCGGTTCAAACCGGGTGCGGAACAGCGCCACCAACCGCAGGGTCATCTCCAGGTCGGAGGTGAAAGCCCGCTCAACCTCCTCGTAACCGAACCGGTCCGGCTGGTTGTGCGCCAGGGTGGTGTGGCAGAAGCCGGCAAAGGCATTGACCAGTGCCGCGTCGATACCGTTCATGCTGCCGGTGGCGACAAAACGCTGGTAGCTCTCGGACGCGGTCGACAGGATCTGCGTATTGAACAGTTCCTGCTCAAGCTGGTTGTAGAGAAAGCCGTCCCTGGTCAGCAGCGTCTTCCCCCCCCCACGCAGATAGAAAGTGCCGAGGAAGTAAGGGTGGATACCGTTATGGATGGTCAGGCAGTAGGAACGCTTGATGCCGAGACCGAGACGGTTGTAGACCTCCATCACCTGCTGCAGGAAATCGAGCTGCGGCGGGTTGCCGGCGGCGAAGAGGATGCGGTATTCCGGCTGATCGAGTATCTCCTCGGCCGGTTCGGCGTCAAAAAAGACCCCGCCGCTCTGCACCGCCTGGTGATAGAGCCAGAGGATCTGCGCCACCCGGCGGGGCGGAGAATGCCGCACGTAAGTCTCGTTGTTGATCCAGACCAGACGAAGTTCCTTGTCGAAACGGGAGAAGTCATAGTCGGGATAGTGCGCCTTGAGCGCGGTGCGGATTTCACGATGCAGGCGCTTGGGAATCCGCACCTCGCCGGCGTTCAGCACTTCCTCGGCGGTACGCCGGTCGAATTCAAACCGCTGCAGTTCCAGCTCTTCGCCGATGCCGGGAACCGGGGCGTAGGAGTGGGTGAACTGGGCGTAGGAGATCTCCCGCTCACGCAGCAGTCTCAGGGTCCGATAAAGAGAGCCCGGCTGATTCAGCCGGGCCAGGATCAGAGTTTTGTCGGTATCACGCAGCACCAGTCGCTTGTTGCGTTTCAGGTAGGGCATCTGGATCGCCA
It encodes:
- a CDS encoding NAD-glutamate dehydrogenase domain-containing protein: MTEAEKIRWFRQVSKSITARCLDAGANLQWLQEQMHPYLSVTMHDEAEAIGSLAIQMPYLKRNKRLVLRDTDKTLILARLNQPGSLYRTLRLLREREISYAQFTHSYAPVPGIGEELELQRFEFDRRTAEEVLNAGEVRIPKRLHREIRTALKAHYPDYDFSRFDKELRLVWINNETYVRHSPPRRVAQILWLYHQAVQSGGVFFDAEPAEEILDQPEYRILFAAGNPPQLDFLQQVMEVYNRLGLGIKRSYCLTIHNGIHPYFLGTFYLRGGGKTLLTRDGFLYNQLEQELFNTQILSTASESYQRFVATGSMNGIDAALVNAFAGFCHTTLAHNQPDRFGYEEVERAFTSDLEMTLRLVALFRTRFEPQLPDRDEHYRRECAELKQAISDYNTGHAYLDGIRRTVFNCCLLFITHTLKTNFFVNEKHALAFRLDPGYLDRLGPEFTADLPPERPFRVTFFYGRHGCGYHIGFSDIARGGWRTVLAKNRDDFITSANTLFRENYVLAHTQHLKNKDIYEGGSKMVVALDAADLDNPETVTRRLYKLQYGFIQAFLDIFVTEDGKARDPRVVDYYGEDEPIELGPDENMHDEMVELIARISAKRGYLLGPGVMSSKRFGINHKEYGVTSTGVITFAEITLQQLGIDMRKDAFSVKLTGGPGGDVAGNGLRLLLERCPQVQIRLILDGSGALVDPAGADREALAQVVLKSDIDGFDPQALHDGGMMIFRSQTKKDGLRELYRKVSRTDGELVEEWITVDEFYREFNSLVFKVEADLFIPAGGRPETIHAGNWQQFLPGGTPSARAIIEGANSFITPEAREKLQAEGIIIMRDASANKCGVISSSYEIIANLLLTEKEFFANKDAYVGDVLEILEKRAADEARLIFRRYDEYSGSRSYTDISAGLSREINEHYARLFRYFQDRPELASRPLYRRALLAHLPRILRETPRYRKRIGSLPPKYQAAILASEIASSLVYQQDREADYEQMLNGHLQRHFSA